One genomic region from Candidatus Delongbacteria bacterium encodes:
- a CDS encoding saccharopine dehydrogenase NADP-binding domain-containing protein: MKVLCLGGAGKISRETVYDLAKSAEFERITVADINQKEGLEVVNNCNSDKVDFRSIDIYNEEEAVKIVSEYDIVMDGTTISQNDQSSKIIAKSNVHGVNFNGFGDEYKYDRIFKENRKVLVPGFGMTPGTTNMMAVSICNKLDKIDTIRISHGAFRPIAFSKSIAETTTYEYDPKLESRVVYENGEFVQVPPFARERFIKLPEPYGTLPQYIIPHSETVTLPQYLKSIGKDANLIEVRGTWPEKNMQLVRALYNWGILKNEKVELNGNSYGIMDVISKYLTESVQGTTTSLYGYALHVEIEGEKEGKKYRYTMYHTHPKSDGSIEEWSGLRAYTKNVALPVAVAVRLIAKNLINEHGVLIPEKVFRPEDVFEGLNERGIFFHEIIEEI, from the coding sequence ATGAAGGTATTATGTTTGGGGGGAGCTGGTAAAATCAGCAGAGAAACTGTCTATGATCTTGCTAAATCAGCAGAGTTTGAAAGGATAACAGTAGCTGATATAAATCAAAAAGAGGGACTGGAAGTTGTTAACAATTGTAACTCAGATAAAGTGGATTTTAGATCGATTGATATCTACAATGAGGAAGAAGCTGTAAAAATAGTTTCTGAGTATGATATTGTTATGGATGGTACTACTATTTCTCAAAATGATCAATCTTCCAAAATTATTGCCAAATCAAATGTTCATGGGGTTAATTTTAATGGTTTTGGAGATGAGTATAAATACGATCGTATTTTTAAAGAAAATAGAAAAGTTCTTGTTCCAGGTTTTGGAATGACTCCTGGAACTACCAATATGATGGCTGTAAGTATTTGTAATAAACTTGATAAAATTGATACTATAAGAATTAGTCATGGAGCTTTTAGACCGATAGCATTTTCGAAGTCTATTGCTGAGACAACTACTTATGAATATGATCCAAAGCTTGAAAGTAGAGTAGTTTATGAAAATGGAGAATTTGTTCAAGTTCCACCTTTTGCTAGAGAAAGATTTATAAAATTACCAGAACCTTACGGAACACTACCTCAGTATATAATTCCTCATTCTGAAACAGTTACATTGCCTCAATATCTAAAAAGTATTGGAAAAGATGCTAATCTGATTGAAGTAAGAGGTACATGGCCTGAAAAAAATATGCAATTAGTAAGAGCTCTTTATAATTGGGGTATTTTAAAAAATGAGAAGGTTGAGCTAAATGGCAATAGTTATGGCATAATGGATGTAATATCAAAATATCTAACAGAATCAGTACAAGGAACGACTACATCACTTTATGGATATGCTCTTCATGTGGAGATCGAAGGAGAAAAAGAAGGGAAAAAATATAGATACACAATGTATCATACTCATCCAAAATCTGACGGATCGATTGAAGAATGGAGTGGTTTAAGAGCCTATACAAAGAATGTTGCCCTACCAGTTGCTGTAGCAGTCAGACTGATTGCCAAAAATTTGATTAATGAGCATGGTGTTTTAATTCCAGAGAAAGTTTTCAGACCAGAAGATGTTTTCGAAGGTTTGAATGAAAGAGGTATCTTTTTTCACGAAATAATAGAAGAGATATAG
- a CDS encoding ATP-binding cassette domain-containing protein: MSTPFLKIDNVSKSFDSLQVLKDIELFVENREFVSLLGPSGCGKTTLLRIIAGLEEASQGRVILEGNDITSLCASKRNFGIVFQSYALFPNLNVFDNVSFGLKNKKTEKKIIQDKVKEVLDLVGLYDKIKAYPAELSGGQQQRVALARVLVLSPKLLLLDEPLSALDAKVRVRLRKELRRIHEQLKITTIMVTHDQEEAISMSDKIAVMNKGIIVQNDTPKNIYDNPENMFVADFIGNMNFIKLKDTASETKRKFFAIRPEHIEIARGIYNAENSYQGMIRDIEFKGNFYRVSFEVDDFENQIVEVDVPASELDNKSITRNQKYSINLNQSKLLIYNNGETIY, translated from the coding sequence ATGAGCACTCCATTTTTAAAAATTGATAATGTAAGTAAATCGTTTGATTCACTTCAAGTGTTAAAAGATATCGAACTATTTGTTGAAAATAGAGAGTTTGTAAGTCTTTTAGGTCCATCAGGTTGTGGAAAAACAACTTTACTAAGAATAATTGCAGGCCTTGAAGAAGCAAGCCAAGGACGTGTAATTCTTGAGGGTAATGATATTACCAGTTTATGTGCTTCTAAAAGAAATTTTGGAATAGTTTTTCAGTCTTATGCCCTTTTTCCAAATCTAAATGTATTTGATAATGTATCATTTGGATTGAAAAATAAAAAAACTGAAAAGAAAATTATACAAGATAAGGTTAAAGAGGTATTGGATCTTGTAGGATTGTATGATAAGATAAAAGCATATCCTGCAGAATTATCTGGAGGACAGCAGCAGAGGGTTGCTTTGGCAAGAGTTTTAGTCCTATCACCAAAATTACTACTTTTGGATGAACCCTTGTCAGCATTAGATGCAAAAGTAAGAGTTAGATTAAGAAAAGAGCTTAGAAGAATTCATGAACAGCTGAAAATTACAACAATTATGGTAACACATGATCAGGAAGAAGCAATCTCTATGTCTGATAAAATTGCTGTTATGAATAAAGGAATAATTGTTCAGAATGATACTCCAAAAAATATTTATGATAATCCAGAAAACATGTTTGTTGCAGACTTTATTGGAAATATGAACTTCATAAAATTAAAAGATACCGCATCTGAGACTAAACGAAAATTTTTTGCTATTAGACCAGAGCATATTGAAATTGCCAGAGGAATTTATAATGCAGAGAATAGTTATCAGGGAATGATTAGAGATATCGAATTTAAGGGTAATTTTTATAGAGTTTCCTTCGAAGTGGATGATTTTGAAAATCAGATAGTAGAAGTGGATGTTCCAGCTTCTGAACTTGATAATAAGTCAATAACCAGAAATCAAAAGTATTCTATAAATCTTAATCAGAGTAAGCTTCTGATTTATAATAACGGAGAAACAATATACTAA